The Miscanthus floridulus cultivar M001 chromosome 6, ASM1932011v1, whole genome shotgun sequence genomic interval CCGATCATCAACTGTCTTATTGAGTTCATCCACCATTGAAACTAGAATATCACCTATTAGAGTCAATAATTTTCTGTTGTGACTACTCAGAATCCAGTTATCGTCCCAAATGTTTATTTGTGTGCCATCTCCAACTCACCAAATATACCCATGTTTTAAAACATTCTAAGCCCGCTAGCACACTCTACCATGTAAACGAACTCCGACTTCTCATCTTTGCCTAGAGCAATTTACCATCTAGGCATACTTTGCTCTCAAGACCCTTGCACATAGGGAATATGGATCACACAATAATCTCTAAACTTGTCTTGCAGGCATAGCTAAATTAAAGCTATGGAAGTCCCTGAAACCCGTGCCGCCTTTACCCTTCAGTACACAGTTTCCACCAAGCTTGCCAATGAATTCTTATATGATCATTGTCGTCACCCCACAAAAAATGTAATATAACGTCCGTCATCCCTTCGCGTATGTTGGCATGGCTTGGGCAATGGATTTAATGAAAACCTCCTTTCCACCCATGCTTAACAAATTCTCCTTCCGTCCGCTAACTCTCTGAACAATTCTATCAATAAGATGCCGAAAACAATCGCTTATGTTTGCCCCCACTAATGCAGGCGAGCCGAAATTCACTCATAATATTCAGAGATGCACATACCTCCAATTTGACACTAGTCTCTGTATTCCCAGAGAAGAAAATACTTGATTTGTTCTCACTCAACAATTGGCCTGAGTTTTGACAATATATGTCTAATAGATTCCTCAGGCAGTGAACATTCTTTTTATCAGCATGCATATAAAGATTAAAGAATCATCAGCAAATAAAAGATGGGAAACCATTGGGGCAGTGAGCATTCTTTTTATCAGCATGCATATAAAGATTAAAGAATCATCAGCAAATAAAAGATGAAAAACCATTGGGGCAGTGAGCATTCTTTTTATCAGCATGCATATAAAGGTTAAAGAATCATCAGCAAATAAAAGATGGAAAACCATTGGAGCTTCTTTGCATACTCTGATCCCTTCcaactctcctctctctcctccacttCGTGGATCATACTTTGACTCTGTGCTTGTCAATCAAGAGTTcaaaagtttgttcaactcatatGCAATGGGGTTGAGAGTTTAAACGTTTGTTCAATTCATATGTACTGGCTCGTAGTTGCAGACATCAGTTTTACCTCACTTAAAATAAATTGTATCATATCCGACTCATCAAAATATAAGGCGAAAAAGTATATCATGTCATCCTCATCCGAAATTTGACTCTGTGCTGTCTTTATTATCACATAATTGATGGAAGGAGAATTTGAAcattaaaattttctaaaattacaAATCTAGAGCATTCACTTTTACAAATCTAGAGTATTGTATATGTAGCTCCTTAAATTTTAAGATGGGAGGATGTATCACTGCTTAGCGCTTATTGCTTATATAATGGTGTGCAATTAAAAATAACAGGTGTAGCATCAGttgtcagcctgttcgttttggctgtggcttgtcgtaaacgatcgtaaatttccagccggaacagtatttttctcaaacacaaactagtcagcagtacttcttcacgaaccaacatataaaccagccaaccgaacaggctgtagtGACAGATCTACCGGATTACCCAAAATGGATACATCCACATCCATACCAACTTAATTAATCCACTCCATTCCACACTACAgccatttttttaataaaaaaatttcCTCCGCGTCATCATTCCTCACTTGCAGGGGCAGCACTGCATAATACAGCCGAAAGCGAGGAGGCAGAGCATATCATGGCAAACAAGCCATGACAGACATTGCCTGATTTCTCTATAACCAGGCTATCATGGTAACATTAGCATCGAAACCATTAAGACGACACGTGCAGCGCACGGCTTCCTACACTACGGCAAACACAAAACAAACCATCAGCCCTGTCACCGTGCACAAAACGTACTACAGAGGACCAGGCGACAAGGTCGCAAGGGATGGTCAGTAAAGCAAAAGCACACTTCGAGCAGGCAAAACAAAACAAATCATCGGCGCATCATTGGGAGTACAAACATGGCGGGATATATTAGGGAATAGATAAACGAGTCATGACAGACCAAAGTACCAAACCATACTAAACAAGGCTAATGATGTCCCTCAGCAATGGCACAGGGTGCCAGAGCATCACAAGTTCCTTAAAAAGACTTCTTTAATTTACTGCTAGGGAAAGTGGAGCATGGCGGAGAAAAAGAGGGGTCCGCAGCGGCTGCATCTAGGCGGGGACACTGCCTCCAGTCTGGTGAAGCATGGCGTCGATCTCGTCGCCGTCTTCCATTTCCAGCTGCACAGGCATAAGAAATACCAGTCAAGGATTCCTCTCAATGCTAGGGGGCTAAGATACTGAAAGAAAAGTGGGTTTGCAAGCACCACGCACCTCATCTGGGGTCTGCTCGCCGCGAAGCCTGCGGCCATCAAAAAGGAATGCAATTGCATTCATGTCCACAGACTGGCGGTCGCAATAGGCATTCATCAGCTTCTTCAGCTGGGTCGACCTCTTGATACGGAAAAACACCTCATTGCCATCCTATATATTATCATAAAGAAAAGAGTAGGTGACAGGTAGTACTACGGACAGCGATATCAGAAGATTGTAACCTAAACAATCTGACATGTAAAATGCCGCAATGTTCAACCAATACATAGAGCAGCTCAATCAGTAAATTGATGATGCAATATTGTTATCTCCAAAGAGAATCGATCACTCAAATACATTAAAATAAGTTTCAACTTTTTCAAAAACAGAGTTCAAATTTTGATCAATGCTTAAAAGATGTCTCAACTTACATTAGGCAATGAAAATTTTTAGCAAATATAATGGAGCTACAAAACCCAAGTAAATCATTTAAGGTCACCTGTGTACAGTCCTTGATAGACCACATATCAcatagaaagaaataaaaaacactTCAAAATGTCAGCCAAATTAAACTACCTAGAACTAAAGGAATGGAGTACTGGCACACACCCTAGAACTATCTCAAATAGGTCAATGTCTGACAAGCATTTTTGGTGCACTGTCAAGCAGCATATCCCAAATACACCAACCAATTAGTATTAGTGAGAATTCTCTTTATACGCAAACTATAGTGCCTCTAAAATAACTCTGATTTTATTAGGCAAAATCCAATGTCCTGAGAATATAAACAACTTGCAAGCTAATGTGCAGTGCCTTTAAAATAACTCATAATACAACTGACAGATCAAAACAATTTCATTAAGATAAATTCAATGCCATGATATATAAAAGACCATCAAGAAGTTCTATGGCAAACTAAGAATAAAGTAATGTCAGGCAACTTCAACAATTCTTTTGCAATAAAGTAATGTCAGGCAACTTCAACAAttcttttgcaataattaagaCCAGGAAAGCTACCGACAATTATGAGCAATCTGAACTCGTGGCATCTCATATACAAGCCATATcccccaacaaaaaaaaaaaataacagTATAAACAAGTATAATCCTGTAAATCTACAGGATAAACCTCTATTGATTAGGCCTACCTTAGGACAGAACTATGGATAATCCTCTATTCAGAATCATGTGGGATAAAAAAAATGAATACCAGAGAACAAAGCAACCAACAATCATATGGTTTTCCAACTTCCCGGCTATCATATATAACTTACTACAATCTCACGATCATAACAAACTTCATGGTGCTTAAACTGTCAAAACTTCATGGTGCTTAAACCGTCAAACTTTATGGTGCTTAAACCGTTACAAACATACAACTATAATTTTAAAGATGAGAATTCTGCCAGTGTCCTTAGTACCCCAGTACAGATTGGCTTGCAATAGATGTGAGTCACATGCGAGACGTAAGGCATATCATTATTCAACTTTGCTGTTAGCAATCATCAATCTAGCGAAATAAAATATGAGCATTCTGCATTGAAATTAGTACAGTTTGTATGATCAACAATCGATGCCCTATTCAGACAATTAGTACTGCAAGTATGAACAATCAAATATATAATCGGGTCAACACAAAAGTCAATCGCTAGGAACCGGTGATGCGAGGAGGGCCCCTACCCGAGAGACCTAGGGCACATAGGCGAACGCAATCGGCAAACATTAGCTCGCAGAAAACTGAGACATCGCTACCGGTAATCCCAAATCGCTGGCACCCTAGGAATCCGATAAACCACCGCGCAACGACGATCGATCGCTACGAGGGGGCGGGTTTAACAGCGCTAATCTACCAACCGCGGGGAAGAAGATGAGGAAGGGGGAACCGCCGGCGAGCTGACCTGACCCTTGACCTTCAGGTTGATGTGGGCGccgccctccgcgggcttcttgTCCTCCTCACCGGCTCCAGACATCGTCGACTAAGGCTTCGAACGCAGCAGCAGCGGCAGGGGTCAGTTTCCCGGCGATCGATCGatcggtggaggcggcggcggccggcgcgggtTTGCGATGCGCCGGCGGACTCGAGGCCTCTTATAGGACGGCTGCCCATAAGCGGATTTGATACGAGGTTCGCGTCCGGATCCTCCCTGCGCGAGCCTCCTGTGGCCCCGCGTGAACTGGCGCCTCTGGTTGGTGGGCACCTGCCGCCCGGCGCGCGCGCGGCTGTTCGGGGATCGGGTGCGGCCGCCACTTCGTGGGCCGGTGCACTGCGTGGGTTGCACGCAAACCGAGTCAAGTCCCTGTGGGCCCTGCCTCGCTCCGCTCccctcctcttttttttttctgttctcCGTGTCGCACAGCGGCACAGGTgtacggcgcgggcgcggggttaTCCGGTTCGCCGTCTTTCGCGTGCGTGCCAACGGGTGGGTTGGTGTGCGAGAGGCCGCGAGGGGGCTGGGCGATCCGTGCGGCGCGGGAGGTCAGTTACGCTCCTTCCGTGCGATCCAACGGACGCGTGAGCAGTGTAAAGGATGATGCAGTCGCTGATTTAAAGATGGGTGACGGCATAGTTATCGCGTTCATGGACAACTAGATCGGTTTTCTCTCGTAACACCAGGGGCACCGTTGCCGGCAGCGGGGGTGTTCGGCTGGTCACTTCTATAACTTATTTTGTCTGATTTAATAGTGGTATGTGAAAGAGAATAAGCAGAAACAAACTAAAACAAGTTGAAAGAGCTCAACATGttagtttgactaaaattatacaaATAAACACTAATATTCAATAGTGTTATCCAATCCATAGAGTACTCCTCCACGAAGGAATGCATTTCTCATTTTCGAGAATTAAAACATgttaaactttgactaaaattatacaaataaacactaatattttttatacaaaataagtatcattaaattaagttatagaatatattttataataaatatatttgaAGACATAAATACTAATACTATTTGCTAAAAACTCGATCAAAATTGAGTTAATTTAATCGGCACGAATttcataattgcattcttttctggaCGAAGGGGGTACAAGTTTTATCTTAGGTCGGTCCTACGTATATATCTACTACCACCTAAAAGGAGAGAAGAGGTTTCGTGCACTTCTTTTGTGTGCGCGCCCGGCCCCGAGCTACAGTCGTGTACCGCGCCCAGCCCGTCCGAGATCGTACTACGGTCATGTAGGCGCTCGCCCCCCAGGCAGAGTTCACGCGCAGCCCAGCGTCTTCGGCACTTACGgcctattcgcttgaacttacCAGCCgccttatcagctagaatctattatatttttctctcacaacaaaacagcttcagctggCTTTAATACCAGTCAAACATGTCCTTAATTAAAACGGCCAATCCGATCCAATCCGGCGCTGCACGAGCAGAACACAACAACAGCCGGTTTGCCTGTTTAGCAGATCGTGCAGGCTGGTCAGGTCAGCGGCGTAGCGGCGCGGATCCAGCTTCAgtgcctccaccatcaccaccgtGGACTTGACAAAGTCGGCGTGGGGCGTGTCCGTGTGGACACCGAGACCTTCCACACCCGCTGCATGCCATCGTCATGGAAGGGTACTTTGGTGGCGGACGCCGAGgagcaggaggcggcggcggcagacgCGGAGAACGCTGAGGTGGCGCGCCTCAGTGTGTGGACGTTGGAGACGATATCCTTGGCGTCGAAAGTTGTTGAGTGCTCGTCGGAGTCGATGATGTAGTTGGAGAGGCtggctgtcgggttcataaacctgtggtctctcgcggaccggcttcccaataaaggctcggcccaagcagataacgcgcaactcatgggccggcccaagtatctgaacaacaggccagaaggacgatccaatcaccgaccggaagatCTGGCCAAGAAGGAGCGACGCCTGTTTTTccgacttcggcccacctctccgaccggagggctcacttcggtcttcagcccacctccggacggcctctccgaccaaaaggtctagccaaagcactacttccgactctgaccccacatcTCTGAAAGGGGTACATAAAAAcgctgctcactgctcttctctaaCTGGCACAATCAGAGCTGACTAGGACCAATCGACCAAGGACGTCCGCTCGGAAAGGACCAAGGAACGAACGAAGAATGCAAAGCAAGGCGCACAAGGtaaaaccacgataccagggatcgtaccctatacacctacaaaaatagtactctacaacctccctaacacaaacagtattgtaggcgcccacattttttctatagtgttgtgggcgtcattaactcccatacggtaaggctcccccacatgcctctgggcatctgaaagcatctaggctcctagttgggtttcgatgattaatgacaatacaagattactatgactaacgtgtgttttgcagagacaagtaaattaggtcatggtaatggagatcaattggacaatcaaggttgtcatgctcctacgatggaaatcgtttcggttttcaaaggatggacgacaaggttaaggatgactagttctaagtgtcgattgcagttggagtgacacttagagtagtttaggacattGTTTtccctttgaccgtactattaagggggtatgaatgggtagcttgacataggtgagtctagtgagttaggtgtggtgcacacttgttaaaactagctctaggtagctcctatgaatgactaagatcctttggagcaaacttcatttacatatgatcgagagttggaagtgaatggagggtcaaatgctgaccagacgctggccccggtgcgaccggacgctggccgcagggtccggtcagttcatttgatcaagtagattgcgttcggtgcgatcggacactggagaggtcaagtgaccggacgctaagaggcagcgtccgatcgactccagtaaggttctagagaagggaatctgcgaccggacgcatccggtcagtactgaccggaccttgggggttcagtgtccggtcgagtacagtaaggttccagtaagggtttaatgcgaccggacacgtccggtcagtggtgaccggaccctgccagcgtccggtcaacacattttcactttTTCGctagttgaactgaccggagcgtccggtctgtacgaccggagcgtccggtcaccccgtagaagctcataacggttcgttttttaggctgccttataaatagaagctccactcatgtgtggagttacttttgcttattccaacagctaagaaacatgtttgtgagtgccaagaagagcaaggtcctagtgaggtgattgagatttgagaatccaagagagtagcctcattagtgaatcaagagtagccaagtatgcatccatcttctcattaggcttcacgtggtcaagtgagagtttgtgcttgttactcttagtgatcgccatcacctagacggcttggtggtgattgagagcttgatgatcacccgacggagcttgtgggtgacccaactcaagttgtgagcggctttgggtgattcgccacgatggagtgtcgaagaatcaacccgtagagagcacttgattcttgcgcggatcaaggggagctacacccttgcgcgggtgctccaacgaggactagtggggagtgacgactctctgatacctcagcaaaacatcaccgtgttcctctctctctctatttaccttgagcatttactttgagcatttactttaagcaattcaatacttgttcttatattcatagaattaccatgctagagtaagtttggaacataggttgcaagtctgttgtgtgttagattaatagaaacacttttctaggcacaaggggttaattgggccaaccgtatgatttgattattgaaagaaaatttagaattagcccaattcaccccctccctcttgagtatcttgatcctttcaattggtatcggagcctcatgctcacgtttttaagcttaaccgcttagagcaagatgtctcacggggatggacctcctcctatctttgagggagatgactttccatattggaaaatccgcatagaggcgtacttagaagctctagacgttggtattcttagagccgcctcacaaggcttcccaaaacctagggatgctactaacctataaggcgatgaggttaattttgaaaaatgaaatgcaaaggctcataacaccatctttagaggcctttgcaaagatgtgttcaaccatgtaaggaaccacaaagacgcccatacactatggtcggacgtttgtgtgctccatgagagaaccaagagtgagcgtgaggaacgctgtcatcttgtgattaaaaagctaaattcatttgaaatgcttctcaaagaaagtgctaatgagatgtattctcgtttaaatattcttgtagaggaagtcaatgggcttggacttactcaaatgtcaccatccgacgttgtgagaaagatcttgagtgtcctccccattgacaaatatgggcacattatgaccatgctacatcaaggtgatcttttcgtcgctacaccgacataaatcttgggaaagatcaatgctcatgagatgtacatgcacatcacaccacaggatggctcatcctctacaaagaagaaagagaaggacttagcattcaaagctagccaagataagggtaaagcaagacttgagtatgagagcttaagtgatgaagatgatgaagaaagtcttgctctcatggtgaagaagaccgccaagatgctaaagaagctaaacaagagtggcatcaagtttgacggcaagaagaagaagtttttcactagctcaagaagaaagccaatctccgagatggattgctacaattatggcgaacttggccatctagctcatcaatgcacaaagcccaagaaagacaagttcaagaacaagaataagggcaagaaagatgactcaagtaatgaagatgaagatgagaagaagaagaacaagccatacaagaagagagatgacaaaaagagggacttctacaagaagaagaagagtggaaaggcgtacattgtcggtgattggctcacggacatttattcatcaagtggatcatccgatgatgatagtgacaataagaaggtggccaccattgctattgatcttgcatcttcaccgccaccatcgccatcatcctc includes:
- the LOC136459702 gene encoding small ubiquitin-related modifier 1 gives rise to the protein MSGAGEEDKKPAEGGAHINLKVKGQDGNEVFFRIKRSTQLKKLMNAYCDRQSVDMNAIAFLFDGRRLRGEQTPDELEMEDGDEIDAMLHQTGGSVPA